GGGCAGCTGGCCACCGACATGCTCTCCCGAGAGAGCCGGATGAGTTTCGCCGAGGGTGAAGCCCGCAGTTACTCGGAGGATTTCCAGAAGACCGAACTCGTCTTCCTCGCGCCCGGGAAGGATGCCTCACTGGACCGGGTCGTGGTCCTTCCAGATTCGATGCTGGAGCGCGGCCGCGAGATCCGGCATCCCGAACTGCCCTTCGTCGTCCGGGTGCGCGACTACTCGGAAAATGCCCGGGTGCGAAATCGGGCGCCGATGGTGGACACCAATCTCCCGCCCGCCGCCACTCGAGGCGTGGGTGCACGGGCGGTGTTCCAGCCGCTTCCGCCCACGCGCGCGATGAACGAGCGGAATCTGCCGGCGGCTGTGGTGGAGTTGACCGGCACCAACGGGACCCCGATGGGCTCGTGGCTGCTGGGCATTGTTCTCGACGAACAGACGGTCGAAGGAACCGGTGGCTGGCGGGCGGCGCTTCGGCCGACCCGCTACTATCAGCCGTTCTCCGTGAAGCTGCTGAAGACGACCCATGAGGTGTACCCCGGAACCCGCACGGCAACCGACCCCCGGGGTATTCCAAGAAACTTCGCGAGCCGTGTGGAACTGAACCGCCCGGCCACAGGCGAGCGCCGGGAGGTCGAGATCTCCATGAACGAGCCGCTGCGCTACGCCGGACTGACCTTCTACCAGCACCAGATGGACCGCGAAGAGCTCGACCGGGGCGGCCGCGGCATCAGCGTGCTGCAGGTGGTCCGGAACCCCTCGTGGCTCGCGCCATATTTCGGGACGGTCTTTGTGCTCCTTGGGCTGACGGTCCAGTTTGGCATTCATCTGGTGGAGTTCCTGCGCCGTCCCCGCACCCCGCGCACCGCCTGAGCCCCCTCCCCCTGCCCGCCACGCCACGCCATGAAACGCCGCCTGCCCTGGATCCTCACCGGCATCTTCGCCCTGTGGTTTGTCTCGACGATGCGGACGCCAGCCACCGGTGACTTCCGGCTGGATGAGTTTGGACGCCTGCCCGTGGTGTTCAGCGGACGCCACCAGCCGGTGGACTCCCTTGCGCGGAACTCCCTGGTGCAGATCCGCGACCGCTACACGCTCCGCGATGCGGCCGAACGCCGCACCCTGGGGGCCACTGAGTGGCTGGCCGAGGTCAGCCTCAAACCGCAGGCCGCCGACGATCGCAAGGCCTTTCGCATTGATCATCCGAATTTGATTTCGATGCTGAACCTCCCCGGCAAGAGCGCGGACGGGCGGGAGGACGGGAAGCACTACTCCTGGAACCAGATTGCGCCGGGCTTCAAGGAGATCGAGGACCAGGCGCGACGCATCCGGGAGACCAAGCCCGATGAGTCCCAGCGCGATGCCTTCGACCGCGGCGTGCTCAAGCTGCGCAACGCCCTCACTCTTTACCTGAGGCTGAAGAACATGGTGCATCCGCAGGACACCACCGACTTCGCAGGCGAGCTGGCCACCTTCAAGGCTGGAATCCCTGCCGGGGTGGCGGCGGTTCGGAACCAGCAGAACGGGCAGCCCTATGACACCAACGCCTTCAACAGCCTGCTCGGACTGGTGAGCCGGTACAATGCCACCGTCGAACTGGAACCACCGCTCATCCTGCCGCCGCATCCGCCGGAGCGCGGACGTGACGGCTGGACCCGGATGGGTGAATCCCTGATGGCCCACGTGCGCGGCGAACCACTGCCGCCGGCGGTGGATCACTGGGCGCGGATCAGCGACACCTTCCGCGCCGGCGACGCCGCCGGGTTCAACACCGCCGTCGAGGGCTATAACCGTTCCATGGGTCCGGACCTCGCCGCGGACGTGCGCAAGGGACGACAGGAATTTTTCTTCAACCAGATGGCCCCGTTCTACGACGCGATGGTCATCTATGTGGCGGCCTTCCTGTTTGCGCTCTTCTACTGGTTCCAGTTCGCCGAGTGGTCCCGGCGCACGGCCTTTGCGCTGGTCGGGCTGGCGTTCGCCATCCACACGGTCGGCCTGATCTACCGCATGGTCCTTGAGGGGCGTCCTCCGGTGACCAACCTCTATTCGTCAGCCATTTTCATCGGCTGGGGCTCCGTGCTGCTCGGGATGGTCCTGGAGCGATTCTGGCGGAATGCGATCGGGCTGGTGGTCGGATCGGTGCTGGGCTTCGTGACGCTGATCATTGCGCACAACCTGGCGCTGGGCGGGGACACGATGGTGATGCTGCAGGCCGTGCTGGACACCAATTTCTGGCTCGCGACCCACGTGGTCATCGTGACCCTCGGCTACGCGAGCACCTACGTCGCCGGGTTCCTGGCCATCGTGTACATCCTTCGCGGCGTGTTCACGCGCGGTCTGGACGCGGCCACCGGGCGGGCCCTGTCGCGCATGGTTTACGGCATCATCTGCTTCGCCACGCTGTTCAGTTTCATCGGGACCATTCTGGGTGGCATCTGGGCCGACCAGAGCTGGGGACGCTTCTGGGGCTGGGACCCGAAGGAAAACGGCGCACTGATCATCGTCCTGTGGAATGCCCTGCTCCTGCATGCGCGCTGGGGGGGGCTGGTCCGCGACCGCGGACTGATGACCCTGACCGTCGGCGGCAACATCGTCACCAGCTGGTCGTGGTTTGGGACGAACATGCTGGGCATCGGGCTGCACGCCTATGGCTTCATGAGCGGGGCCTTCCTGTGGCTGGGCGCCTTCGTGCTGAGCCAGCTGGCGATCATCGGGCTGGGCATGCTCCCGCTCGACTACTGGCGCAGCGGGCGAGCCCTGCGGGGTGGCGGTCCGACCGACCTGCCGGCGCCCCGACCTGCCGGCGCTCCGGCGCTGGCGCGCTGACCCCGCCCCCCGGGGCCCGGCCGTCACGCCGCCGTGGCGTCGCCCATCATCTGCTGCAACAACTGCTGAATCTCGGCCTCCGGCACCCGCTGCCCTGCCACCACGTCCCCCAAGGCCCGTGCCAGGACGAACTTCAATTCGCCGCCGGTGTTCTTCTTGTCGAGACGCATGGCATCCAGCAGCTGGTCGCGCTTGCGAGGCGTCAGCTTGACCGTCACCGGCAGACCGATCCGCGTGAGGAGGGCCTGGAGCCGGTGGACATCCTTTTCCGGGAAGCTCGTGAGCCGTGACGACAACCTGGCGGCGGCGACCATGCCGATGCTGACCGCCTCGCCATGCAGGAAGTCGCGATACCCGGAAATCGCCTCCAGGCCGTGGCCCAGGGTGTGGCCGAAATTCAGGATGGCCCGGAGTCCGGAGGTTTCGAATTCGTCCTTCGTCACGACCGACGCCTTGAGGGTGCAGCAGCGGGCGATGATGGCCGCGAGCGTCGCGGGATCCCGCTGGAGCACCCGGTCCATCTCGCGCTCCAGCCGGCGGAACAGCTCGGGGTCCTGGATCACGCCGTATTTCACCACCTCGGCCAGACCCGCCTTGAGTTCGCGATCCGGAAGCGTCGCGAGGGTGTCGAGGTCGCAGAAGACCGCGCGGGGTTGGTGAAAGGCGCCGACGAGGTTCTTTCCCGACCGGAGGTTGATGCCCACCTTGCCGCCCACCGAGGAGTCCACCTGGGCCAGCAGCGTGGTGGCGACCTGGATCCACGGAACGCCCCGGAGATAGGATGCCGCCGCAAACCCGGCGAGATCCCCCACGCAGCCGCCGCCGAGGGCCACCACAAACGAGCGGCGCTCCAGTCGGCGCATGGCGAACTGGTCGTAGCATTCGCCCAGGATCTTCAGGGACTTGGCGCTCTCGCCGGCGGGCACGGTGACGACGTTGGGCACAAACCCGGACATCTTCAGGGCGCGCATGACCGCATCGGCATAGCGGGGACCGACCTGCTCATCGGTCACAATGGTGCAGCGCTCTCCCAGCTTGAGTCGTCGGCACGGTTCCCCCAGGCGGGACAACAAGCCATTGCCGATATGGATCGTGTACGCACGCGCCCCAAGGGGCACTGACACCGTACGCATGGGCGCCATGGTATTCGCCTCTGCGGCGCCCGGGAAGGAGGAAGCCGGTTTAACCGCTTCGGACCGCATCGCGCCGGATCCGCCACACCCATCCCATGGCCGCCGCAAGCCCGGTGGCCACGATCCATGCGGGCGCCGTCGCCTGACCCGTAAGCCAGATCGCCCCTGCGCTCACCGCGGGACCCCCGCACAACCCGATCCCAATCAACGCCTCGTGAACACCACCGTGCTCACCATGGGCGTCCGAACCATCCATCGCGTAGTACAACGAGGAATAGTACAGGACGGCCGAGGCCCATCCGAAACCGACCTGGGCCAGCAGCAGCCCGAAGACGGTTGGCGACAGCATGATGGCAACGAAACTCACCAGCAGCAGCGCGAAGGCTCCGAAGAACCAGTCGAAGCGATAGTGCCACCGGGTCCACCACCACAGCTTCAGAAACGCCAGCGCGCGGGTGTAAAACCAGGCGGAGAGCACCAATCCGGCCTGCGCCACGCTGAGCCCGAGGTGGGCTGCGATTCCGGGAGCCACCACCATGATGGTGTTGATGGCCATGTAGTTGAAGGGATTCGCCACCCAGGCGAGGCGCCGGAAGTAGGCGGGGCGGACGGCGGTGTCGTGTGGGATGGGTCCCGACGCCGCGGCCGGGGGGATCCGGAACCAGCGATCGTGACGGCGCTGCAGCGATCCGATGGCCAGCCACTGGCAGGCGTGGATGGTCAACGGCAGCCAGTACAGGCTCGCGTGCCCGAGGTGTTCGAAGATCAGGCCTCCGACCGAGAATCCGAGCGCTGCGGTTCCCGCCCAGATCACATTGTAGAGTCCCACGCGGTCGGGAAGCCGGTCCGGCGGCTCATGCTCGCTCACGAGGGCCTC
The Verrucomicrobiia bacterium DNA segment above includes these coding regions:
- a CDS encoding cytochrome c biogenesis protein ResB, yielding MSAPAATPAPTRPKAARPAPEAPSQPPPAWRRWLAPLSSLRLTVWLLALSIVVTFFGTLAQTEDGLYLAQHRYFRSWFSVWSPHDPGWKWLKIPLPGGYLLGVLLLANLVVAHALRFKPTWRKSGIFLTHLGVVLLLLGQLATDMLSRESRMSFAEGEARSYSEDFQKTELVFLAPGKDASLDRVVVLPDSMLERGREIRHPELPFVVRVRDYSENARVRNRAPMVDTNLPPAATRGVGARAVFQPLPPTRAMNERNLPAAVVELTGTNGTPMGSWLLGIVLDEQTVEGTGGWRAALRPTRYYQPFSVKLLKTTHEVYPGTRTATDPRGIPRNFASRVELNRPATGERREVEISMNEPLRYAGLTFYQHQMDREELDRGGRGISVLQVVRNPSWLAPYFGTVFVLLGLTVQFGIHLVEFLRRPRTPRTA
- the ccsA gene encoding cytochrome c biogenesis protein CcsA — protein: MGESLMAHVRGEPLPPAVDHWARISDTFRAGDAAGFNTAVEGYNRSMGPDLAADVRKGRQEFFFNQMAPFYDAMVIYVAAFLFALFYWFQFAEWSRRTAFALVGLAFAIHTVGLIYRMVLEGRPPVTNLYSSAIFIGWGSVLLGMVLERFWRNAIGLVVGSVLGFVTLIIAHNLALGGDTMVMLQAVLDTNFWLATHVVIVTLGYASTYVAGFLAIVYILRGVFTRGLDAATGRALSRMVYGIICFATLFSFIGTILGGIWADQSWGRFWGWDPKENGALIIVLWNALLLHARWGGLVRDRGLMTLTVGGNIVTSWSWFGTNMLGIGLHAYGFMSGAFLWLGAFVLSQLAIIGLGMLPLDYWRSGRALRGGGPTDLPAPRPAGAPALAR
- the aroB gene encoding 3-dehydroquinate synthase; protein product: MRTVSVPLGARAYTIHIGNGLLSRLGEPCRRLKLGERCTIVTDEQVGPRYADAVMRALKMSGFVPNVVTVPAGESAKSLKILGECYDQFAMRRLERRSFVVALGGGCVGDLAGFAAASYLRGVPWIQVATTLLAQVDSSVGGKVGINLRSGKNLVGAFHQPRAVFCDLDTLATLPDRELKAGLAEVVKYGVIQDPELFRRLEREMDRVLQRDPATLAAIIARCCTLKASVVTKDEFETSGLRAILNFGHTLGHGLEAISGYRDFLHGEAVSIGMVAAARLSSRLTSFPEKDVHRLQALLTRIGLPVTVKLTPRKRDQLLDAMRLDKKNTGGELKFVLARALGDVVAGQRVPEAEIQQLLQQMMGDATAA
- a CDS encoding MFS transporter, with protein sequence MRPPPPKAGYFVLEGTNSFATAYYFNYLMFLLRDAHGFTNLNNLSIGALHGLIYVGASWYGGRFGQRFGYFRSLRIGFGGMALSLALGLAVPALWGQLLALGGWTVAICFTWPMLEALVSEHEPPDRLPDRVGLYNVIWAGTAALGFSVGGLIFEHLGHASLYWLPLTIHACQWLAIGSLQRRHDRWFRIPPAAASGPIPHDTAVRPAYFRRLAWVANPFNYMAINTIMVVAPGIAAHLGLSVAQAGLVLSAWFYTRALAFLKLWWWTRWHYRFDWFFGAFALLLVSFVAIMLSPTVFGLLLAQVGFGWASAVLYYSSLYYAMDGSDAHGEHGGVHEALIGIGLCGGPAVSAGAIWLTGQATAPAWIVATGLAAAMGWVWRIRRDAVRSG